One Helianthus annuus cultivar XRQ/B chromosome 12, HanXRQr2.0-SUNRISE, whole genome shotgun sequence genomic region harbors:
- the LOC110896267 gene encoding protein IQ-DOMAIN 14, with amino-acid sequence MGKMIRWLKTLFGFKTESNSGDRRTNIPSCIGRARRYAICSPPETPIHINNCEEQSRRAIAVAAATAAAADVAVAAAHAAYAFARLTTQIRSATATRDRENSAAIKIQSMFRGYLSRKALKALKSLVKLQALVRGYLVRKRAVQTLQGMEALFRARSNVFARKFRLRYDEFHPRRLTRGACEGRTRSRRISSTFQIQDDGRPNPIEVDLEEPKSRLKRANTWAWAADQTPSPLLSSNPRSHLSMPGSSNHHEFEFCFSTTHNTPRFAYSCGPDDYGSIINGISKDDSFASHPGYMANTKSFRAKLRSRSAPKQRPEYGPGVKISNGLIELECGLDMEKSKSPSMLKNSFKNYVMDWKVLKK; translated from the exons ATGGGGAAAATGATAAGGTGGTTGAAGACATTGTTTGGTTTCAAAACAGAATCAAATTCCGGTGACCGGAGAACCAACATTCCGTCGTGCATTGGCCGCGCACGTCGATACGCCATTTGTTCTCCGCCAGAGACTCCAATTCACATCAACAACTGTGAAGAACAAAGCAGACGTGCAATTGCAGTTGCTGCCGCCACCGCTGCTGCCGCTGATGTCGCCGTTGCTGCCGCCCATGCTGCCTATGCGTTTGCCCGGTTAACAACTCAGATTCGATCAGCCACTGCCACCAGGGATCGGGAGAATTCAGCTGCAATCAAAATTCAGTCTATGTTTCGTGGGTATTTG TCAAGGAAAGCATTGAAGGCTTTGAAATCACTAGTGAAGCTTCAAGCACTTGTGAGAGGTTATTTAGTGAGGAAGCGAGCAGTTCAGACTCTTCAGGGGATGGAGGCTTTGTTTAGAGCACGATCCAATGTTTTTGCACGCAAATTTCGTCTTCGATATGATGAATTTCATCCAAGAAGATTAACG AGGGGGGCTTGTGAGGGAAGAACTAGAAGCAGAAGGATTTCATCTACTTTTCAGATCCAAGATGATGGTAGGCCCAACCCTATTGAGGTGGACCTTGAAGAGCCCAAATCAAGACTAAAACGAGCCAACACATGGGCTTGGGCTGCAGACCAGACACCATCTCCTTTATTGAGTAGTAACCCGAGGAGCCATCTTTCGATGCCCGGTTCATCAAACCATCATGAGTTTGAGTTTTGCTTCTCCACAACCCACAACACCCCTCGTTTTGCGTACTCATGTGGGCCCGACGACTACGGGTCGATCATAAATGGGATTTCTAAGGATGATTCTTTTGCGAGCCACCCGGGTTACATGGCTAACACCAAGTCTTTTAGGGCTAAGCTTAGGTCCCGTAGTGCACCAAAGCAAAGGCCAGAGTATGGGCCTGGGGTCAAGATTAGTAATGGGCTTATTGAGTTGGAATGTGGGCTAGATATGGAGAAGTCAAAGTCACCGTCAATGCTAAAAAACAGTTTTAAGAACTATGTGATGGATTGGAAAGTCCTCAAAAAGTAA
- the LOC110896266 gene encoding uncharacterized protein LOC110896266, protein MTMQTKINTFNGLYHQADRLRPSGSDDAYVMKQALKDYKSKEKIEFAHVAAWEVVRTNQKWSPVPLLNEESSGSGLKRKSSDSGNYARGSPNVEISSGFNIPDINEDPSPPPPRRQTRKEKKDKGPSSKNEDPRDITSKFEEYKAMKKEIMEIKRVREEKYLTLADEQREALRQTMFDKDFEWYNRPTDDLHPKMLEVALARKREIAKKYGWPCDF, encoded by the exons ATGACGATGCAAACAAAAATTAACACATTCAACGGTCTATATCATCAAGCG GATCGTTTACGTCCTAGCGGGAGTGACGACGCATATGTAATGAAACAAGCGTTAAAGGATTACAAAAGCAAAGAAAAAATTGAGTTCGCTCATGTTGCGGCTTGGGAGGTTGTTAGAACAAATCAAAAGTGGTCGCCGGTACCTTTGTTGAATGAAGAAAGCTCCGGTTCGGGTCTAAAAAGAAAGTCTTCGGATTCGGGAAATTATGCCCGAGGATCACCGAATGTCGAAATCTCAAGCGGATTCAATATTCCCGACATAAACGAGGatccttcaccaccaccaccaagacGACAAACGAGAAAGGAGAAAAAGGACAAAGGGCCGTCTTCAAAAAACGAAGATCCAAGAGATATAACAAGCAAATTCGAAGAGTACAAGGCCATGAAAAAAGAGATAATGGAAATTAAACGTGTACGAGAAGAAAAATATTTAACCTTGGCGGATGAGCAACGAGAGGCGTTGCGACAAACAATGTTCGACAAGGACTTTGAGTGGTATAATCGGCCTACCGACGACCTTCACCCGAAGATGTTGGAAGTCGCACTCGCTAGAAAACGTGAGATCGCAAAAAAATATGGATGGCCTtgtgatttttag
- the LOC110893762 gene encoding suppressor of mec-8 and unc-52 protein homolog 2, protein MGSSKARSNHKEKVVRRKEEKVEEAEQAPKYRDRAKERREDQNPDYEPSELGSFHAVAPPGNVDLLSAEAHRISIEKSKYLGGDVEHTHLVKGLDYALLHKVRSEIDKKPEIEQDATDGNSRVSSKEDHPVSFRTGNAKAVYQWIVKPQTAVKPNDMFLPGRMAFIFDMESGFSHDIPTTVHRSKADCPEPEEMVTVSVDGSVLDRIGKIMSYLRLGSSGKILKKKKKKDKDIKGKLSGDYDEKSSKLDATKHHTERESLPPPPPPKRNDSDAKVARVEEDDIFVGEGTDYAIPSKDMSHSPLSEDMEESPRRKEERGPYFDEPAYGPAVPPSHDWDQINGYQGEWQEYQYAEQVGYPEQYIQQHDAQIYEMSAEESQLMMTQEEKDRGLGSVFKRDDVRLQQLREKDAREKDPNFISESYSECYPGYQEYNREVVDSDDEDDLSKMDMGGRAKGRLHRWDFETEEEWATYNEQKEAMPKAAFQFGVKMQDGRKTRKQNKDQKITNELHKINKILAKKNMQKDDGSGDDDESHPGKKQRV, encoded by the exons ATGGGGTCGTCGAAGGCGCGGAGCAACCACAAAGAGAAAGTAGTTCGTCGCAA AGAGGAAAAGGTTGAAGAGGCAGAACAAGCCCCCAAATATCGAGATAGAGCCAAGGAGCGTAGAGAAGATCAGAATCCTGATTACGAACCTTCTGAATTGGGCTCTTTTCATGCCGTTGCTCCTCCTGGAAACGTTGATCTCTT GTCAGCTGAAGCCCATAGGATTTCCATTGAGAAGAGCAAGTATCTTGGAG GTGATGTCGAGCACACACATTTGGTTAAAGGCCTGGACTATGCTTTGCTCCACAAGGTCAGAAGTGAAATAGACAAGAAACCAGAGATTGAACAAGACGCTACTGATGGCAACTCTAG AGTGTCGTCTAAGGAAGACCATCCGGTATCTTTCCGCACTGGAAATGCAAAG GCTGTGTATCAGTGGATAGTCAAGCCTCAAACTGCTGTCAAGCCAAATGATATGTTCCTTCCTGGAAGAATGGCTTTCATTTTTGACATG GAGAGCGGGTTTTCTCATGATATTCCGACCACTGTCCACAGAAGTAAAGCTGACTGCCCAGAGCCAGAG GAAATGGTTACTGTCAGTGTTGATGGGTCTGTGCTTGATCGGATTGGGAAAATTATGTCATACCTCCGTCTTGGTTCATCTGGGAAGATTcttaagaagaagaagaagaaagacaaGGATATTAAAG GAAAGCTCTCAGGTGATTATGACGAGAAAAGTTCAAAACTTGATGCCACAAAACATCATACCGAGAGAGAATCCCtgccacctccacctcctcctaaAAGAAACGATTCCGATGCAAAAGTTGCTCGCGTTGAGGAAGATGATATTTTTGTAGGAGAAGGTACCGACTATGCCATCCCTAGCAAAGATATGAGCCACAGCCCGCTTTCCGAAGATATGGAAGAATCTCCAAGAAGAAAGGAGGAGAGAGGTCCGTACTTCGATGAACCCGCTTATGGTCCTGCCGTTCCACCCTCTCATGACTGGGATCAAATC AACGGGTATCAAGGGGAGTGGCAGGAATATCAATATGCAGAGCAAGTTGGTTATCCCGAGCAATATATTCAGCAGCATGACGCTCAAATATATGAGATGTCAGCGGAAGAGTCACAGTTGATGATGACCCAAGAAGAGAAAGATCGGGGTCTTGGGTCGGTGTTCAAGCGGGATGATGTGAGGCTCCAACAACTACGGGAGAAAGATGCTCGGGAGAAAGATCCAAACTTCATATCAGAGAGTTATTCGGAATGCTATCCAGGGTATCAAGAATATAACCGTGAGGTTGTGGATAGTGATGACGAAGATGATTTGTCGAAAATGGATATGGGTGGTCGA GCAAAGGGGCGGCTTCACAGGTGGGACTTTGAGACAGAAGAGGAGTGGGCAACGTACAATGAGCAGAAGGAAGCAATGCCGAAAGCTGCGTTTCAGTTTGGTGTGAAGATGCAAGATGGGCGCAAGACGAGAAAGCAGAATAAAGACCAAAAAATTACTAACGAACTCCACAAGATTAACAAGATACTCGCCAAAAAGAATATGCAAAAAGACGATGgcagtggtgatgatgatgaatctCATCCTGGAAAGAAGCAAAGGGTTTAA
- the LOC110893760 gene encoding hexokinase-1, whose protein sequence is MGKVAVAATVVCAAAVTAAAVVVVRHRMKNSGKWAKAMEILKEFEDKCGTPVSKLRQVADAMTVEMHAGLASDGGSKLKMLISYVDNLPTGDETGIFYALDLGGTNFRVLRVKLGGVGNVKKEFKEVSIPPNLMIGKSEDLFDFIAGELAKFVATEDEDMQIPPGTQRELGFTFSFPVKQSSIAGGTLVRWTKGFNIEDAVGADVVEELTKAMERAGLDMRVSALVNDTVGTLAGGRYGNSDVIAAVILGTGTNAAYVERANAIPKWQGLLPKSGEMVINMEWGNFRSSHLPLTEYDEGLDGDSLNPGEQIYEKLISGMYLGEVVRRVLLKMAEEAELFGDTVPSKLQKPFILRTPDMSAMHHDSTPDLKVVATKLKDILEISNTSLKTRKVIVEVCDLVATRGARLSAAGILGILKKIGKDTCKEGEENQKSVIAMDGGLFEHYTKFRKTMQDTMNELLGEEISKNIIVELSNDGSGLGAALLAASHSQYLEYIEST, encoded by the exons ATGGGTAAGGTAGCAGTAGCGGCCACGGTGGTCTGCGCCGCCGCTGTGACCGCGGCGGCGGTGGTTGTGGTCCGGCACCGGATGAAGAACTCCGGCAAGTGGGCAAAAGCTATGGAGATTTTGAAGGAGTTTGAGGACAAGTGTGGAACTCCGGTTTCAAAACTCCGGCAGGTTGCTGACGCCATGACGGTGGAGATGCACGCCGGACTTGCTTCCGACGGTGGTAGTAAACTCAAGATGTTAATCAGCTATGTTGACAATCTTCCCACTGG GGACGAAACGGGAATTTTCTATGCCCTTGATCTTGGTGGTACAAACTTTCGTGTTCTTCGTGTGAAATTAGGCGGAGTAGGAAACGTGAAAAAAGAATTTAAAGAAGTTTCAATCCCTCCAAATCTCATGATCGGGAAATCTGAG GATTTATTTGATTTTATTGCGGGAGAACTTGCAAAATTTGTGGCTACTGAGGATGAAGATATGCAAATTCCACCTGGCACGCAGCGAGAATTAGGGTTTACCTTTTCGTTTCCGGTTAAACAATCGTCAATTGCAGGAGGGACTCTTGTAAGATGGACAAAAGGCTTCAATATCGAAGATGCA GTTGGGGCGGATGTTGTAGAAGAGTTGACAAAAGCGATGGAAAGGGCTGGCCTTGATATGCGTGTTTCGGCTTTg GTGAATGATACGGTTGGAACGTTAGCTGGAGGGCGATATGGTAATTCCGATGTCATTGCCGCTGTAATATTAGGTACAGGAACTAATGCAGCGTATGTGGAGCGTGCGAATGCAATCCCTAAATGGCAAGGTCTTCTTCCTAAATCAGGAGAGATG GTTATAAACATGGAATGGGGCAACTTCCGGTCATCACATCTTCCTTTGACCGAGTATGATGAAGGTCTTGATGGTGATAGCCTGAACCCTGGAGAGCAG ATATATGAGAAACTGATTTCCGGAATGTATTTGGGGGAAGTTGTGAGACGAGTCTTGTTAAAGATGGCGGAAGAAGCCGAGCTTTTTGGAGATACTGTGCCATCCAAACTCCAAAAGCCCTTTATATTAAG GACCCCTGATATGTCTGCGATGCATCATGATTCCACTCCGGATCTCAAAGTGGTTGCAACCAAGTTGAAAGATATCCTCGAG ATATCCAACACTTCTCTAAAGACGAGAAAAGTAATTGTGGAAGTCTGTGACCTTGTGGCAACTCGTGGTGCTCGTCTCTCAGCGGCTGGAATCCTAGGAATCCTCAAAAAAATTGGAAAAGATACTTGCAAGGAAGGAGAAGAAAACCAGAAATCAGTAATAGCAATGGACGGCGGGCTGTTTGAACACTACACCAAGTTCCGAAAAACAATGCAAGATACCATGAATGAATTGTTAGGTGAAGAAATTTCCAAAAACATCATTGTCGAGCTATCGAATGACGGGTCGGGTCTCGGTGCGGCTCTTCTTGCAGCGTCTCACTCACAGTATCTCGAATATATAGAGTCCACATAA